A stretch of Oreochromis aureus strain Israel breed Guangdong linkage group 11, ZZ_aureus, whole genome shotgun sequence DNA encodes these proteins:
- the rundc3b gene encoding RUN domain-containing protein 3B, with translation MASLGVGLHPVRKRGAGRSAVVERKNLLTVCRFSVKTLLDRSCFETIDDSSPEFINFVSIVEHILSHRLKGQMSWFGYETPRSFWDYIKAACSKVPHNCIRSIESMENVRSSRAKGRAWIRVVLMEKRLSEYITFALRDFRTSRRFYEDGAIMLGEEAGLLADTLIGLNTIDFSFCLKGEGLDGSCPAVIDYTPYLKFTQSADSISSDEEEMRTLGSSGSESSTPDKTATAASIFTEQSNLVSKCKRFEQKYRMALEQKGYLEELVRLREAQLSEAVSQNKALQQSLADTHLSHTLEKEQLEYIILELQDQLTVLKNNDLRSRQELTAHLTNQWPSPDAMDANAVALDTLLYRKTTGQWEEKSFQSLEQLSADMSISQNSLEPSHTLSLEARSANSKWTHQGKEETPSLRGLCGSLTSVASYKSLASLRSNECLASPTTEVSSPGFTPS, from the exons ATGGCGTCGCTCGGCGTGGGTCTCCATCCCGTCCGCAAGCGCGGTGCAGGCAGGAGTGCCGTGGTGGAGAGGAAAAACCTGCTGACCGTGTGCAG GTTTTCAGTGAAGACTCTGCTGGACCGCTCCTGTTTCGAGACCATAGATGACTCATCTCCAGAGTTCATTAACTTTGTTTCCATCGTGGAGCACATCCTCAGCCATCGACTCAAAG gtCAGATGTCTTGGTTCGGCTACGAGACTCCTCGGAGTTTCTGGGATTACATAAAAGCTGCCTGCAGTAAAGTACCTCATAACTGTATCCGAAGCATTGAGAGCATGGAAAATGTGCGATCATCGAGAGCGAAG ggCAGGGCGTGGATCAGAGTCGTCCTGATGGAGAAAAGACTTTCAGAGTACATCACATTTGCACTGAGAGACTTCCGAACCAGCAG GAGGTTTTATGAGGACGGAGCGATCATGCTGGGAGAGGAAGCTGGGCTGTTAGCCGACACGCTCATCGGACTCAACACCATCGACTTCAG CTTCTGTCTGAAAGGTGAGGGTCTGGATGGCAGCTGCCCTGCTGTGATTGACTACACGCCTTACTTGAAGTTCACTCAGAG CGCAGACAGCATCAGCAGTGACGAGGAGGAGATGAGGACTCTGGGGAGCAGCGGCAGTGAGAGCAGCACACCCGACAAAACAGCCACGGCTGCCTCCATCTTTACTGAGCAGAGCAACCTGGTCAGCAAGTGCAAACGCTTCGAGCAGAAGTATCGCATGGCACTGGAACAAAAG GGCTACCTGGAAGAGCTTGTCCGTCTACGAGAAGCCCAGCTGTCGgaggctgtgtcccaaaacaaaGCCCTTCAGCAGAGCCTGGCAGACACACACCTCTCCCACACACTGGAGAAAGAACAGCTTGAGTATATCATATTGGAACTACAGGACCAATT AACAGTGCTTAAGAACAACGACTTGCGATCTAGACAAGAGTTAACAGCTCATCTGACCAATCAGTGGCCATCTCCCGATGCCATGGATGCCAATGCTGTTGCCTTGGATACACTGCTGTACAGGAAGACTACAGGACAGTGGGAGGA GAAGAGTTTCCAGAGTTTGGAGCAGCTCTCTGCAGACATGAGCATTTCCCAGAATTCTCTCGAACCGTCCCACACGCTGAGTCTGGAGGCCAGGTCGGCCAACTCAAAGTGGACTCACCAAG GCAAAGAAGAAACTCCTTCTCTAAGAGGTCTGTGTGGCTCCCTGACCTCAGTCGCCAGCTACAAGTCTCTGGCAAGCCTGAGGTCGAATGAGTGTTTGGCCAGTCCTACAACGGAGGTCAGCAGCCCAGGTTTCACTCCTTCATAG